The nucleotide window CTTTCAATAAAATCAATGCCTCCAGTCGTTATTGATAATCCTGTTATCAACTCTGCCTTTGATGAGCCGCAACGGCATTTTAAATTCGATGAGGACGGTATCACTAACGAAATCTCGGATTACCGGCGAATTAGTCACTACTTTGTTCCGATCGCTCGACCCAAGAAAAAGAGTGAGCAGTTAGAGTTTGACTTGGGGCTAATTAGCCAGGATCGGGTTGAGGAGAACAAAACCATCAACCGGATTAGAGAACGGGTTTCTCTGTGGCGGAGGGGCGAGTATACCGGAGTTACCCCAACGACTCGAAAGCTACTGGAACACTGGCAGCATCCTGATCGGGAAAGACGACTGTTTTTCTGCCAACTTGAGGCATTAGAGACCGTCATCTACATTACGGAAGTCGCTAAGAAAGTTGGGGACAACTGGATCGAGAATGAGCTACGACAGGCAAATCAGGATGCTAACCCATTGCTGTTTCGGATGGCTTGCAAGATGGCAACTGGTAGCGGCAAAACGGTTGTGATGTCCATGATGATTGCTTGGCATACCCTCAATAAGCTTGCGAATCCTCAGAGTCGCTTGTTTAGCGATGCTTTTCTGGTGGTGACACCGGGCATTACGATTCGCGATCGCCTGCGAGTGCTGCAACCGAATGACCCGGAAAACTACTATCGAAAGCTTGACCTGGTGCCCCCGGATCTGATGCCTGAACTAGAGAAGGCAAAGATTCTCATTACGAACTATCATGCTTTTCAGCTAAGAGGATGTTTTAAAAGTCTTCCTGGGTGTATCCAACCACTCAGACCACCTAGAGACCGCTACGACAGAATCAGGGTTT belongs to Neosynechococcus sphagnicola sy1 and includes:
- a CDS encoding DEAD/DEAH box helicase family protein — its product is MPPVVIDNPVINSAFDEPQRHFKFDEDGITNEISDYRRISHYFVPIARPKKKSEQLEFDLGLISQDRVEENKTINRIRERVSLWRRGEYTGVTPTTRKLLEHWQHPDRERRLFFCQLEALETVIYITEVAKKVGDNWIENELRQANQDANPLLFRMACKMATGSGKTVVMSMMIAWHTLNKLANPQSRLFSDAFLVVTPGITIRDRLRVLQPNDPENYYRKLDLVPPDLMPELEKAKILITNYHAFQLRGCFKSLPGCIQPLRPPRDRYDRIRVYGF